A DNA window from Luteolibacter luteus contains the following coding sequences:
- a CDS encoding Sb-PDE family phosphodiesterase — MPSPSRSATALPLLCIFTLAAVPMLNAHDHGVTELKENRRPQHRKNLRVPDLPGYKTLKCDFHMHTVFSDGMVWPNIRVQEAWQEGLDAICITDHIEYQPHAKDLPTNHNRAHDIAKDPAAQSNILLIRGSEITRGTPPGHFNALFLEDSSKLVADKGAAADAPALDAAAAQKAFIFWNHPGWKAKQIEGSYEWIPFVDKLHQEGKLHGLEVINGFGFHRKALDWCIDRKLAVMGTSDIHNLTANDYDFANGRTRSMTLVFAKERTNAAIREALEAGRTAAWSSEYLAGPEELLQGLVQGALSIGPVHHTDAKGVSYREIRNDSDLTFTLLETGEKTGLPDTIELHPGTTRMLSSANMEAATEKATYHVKNAFIRSETNLTVKLSALPVK; from the coding sequence ATGCCATCTCCATCCCGCTCCGCGACTGCCCTCCCCCTGCTCTGCATCTTCACCCTCGCCGCTGTGCCCATGCTGAACGCACACGATCATGGAGTGACCGAACTTAAGGAGAACCGCCGGCCGCAACACCGGAAGAACCTGCGGGTGCCTGATCTGCCGGGATACAAGACGCTGAAGTGTGACTTTCACATGCACACGGTTTTTTCGGACGGGATGGTGTGGCCAAACATCCGGGTGCAGGAGGCGTGGCAGGAAGGTCTGGACGCCATTTGCATCACCGACCATATCGAGTACCAGCCGCACGCGAAGGATCTTCCCACCAATCACAACCGCGCGCACGACATCGCAAAGGATCCTGCGGCCCAATCGAATATCCTGCTGATCCGCGGTAGCGAGATCACCCGTGGCACGCCGCCGGGACACTTCAATGCACTCTTCCTCGAAGACTCTTCAAAGCTGGTGGCTGACAAGGGTGCCGCAGCAGATGCGCCTGCCCTGGATGCTGCCGCCGCACAGAAGGCCTTTATCTTCTGGAATCATCCAGGCTGGAAGGCGAAGCAGATCGAAGGCTCCTACGAGTGGATTCCCTTCGTCGACAAGCTGCATCAGGAAGGAAAGCTCCACGGCCTCGAGGTCATCAATGGCTTCGGCTTCCATCGCAAGGCCCTCGACTGGTGCATCGATCGCAAGCTCGCAGTGATGGGAACCTCCGACATCCACAACCTGACCGCCAATGACTACGACTTCGCGAACGGCCGCACGCGCAGCATGACGCTCGTATTCGCGAAGGAACGCACGAATGCAGCGATCCGTGAGGCACTGGAAGCCGGCCGCACCGCGGCGTGGTCCAGCGAATATCTCGCCGGGCCCGAGGAGCTCCTCCAAGGCCTGGTCCAAGGCGCGCTCAGCATCGGTCCCGTGCATCATACCGATGCGAAGGGTGTCTCGTATCGTGAGATCCGGAATGACAGTGATCTGACCTTCACCCTTTTGGAAACCGGAGAGAAGACCGGACTGCCGGACACCATCGAACTTCATCCGGGCACGACCCGCATGCTGAGCAGCGCGAATATGGAAGCCGCCACGGAGAAGGCGACTTACCACGTGAAGAACGCCTTCATCCGGAGCGAAACGAATCTCACGGTAAAGCTTTCCGCGCTGCCGGTGAAGTAA
- a CDS encoding class I SAM-dependent methyltransferase: protein MNSTLEPQERRTAIRPDLLEAFAGKMMVEMGAAVSGALTILGDRLGIYEALAKAGPTSSEGLAKAAGLDERYLREWLHAQAASGYIDCDPDKGLFWMNPEQIAVFADPESTLLMSAGFYSISAVYHDVPLLEAAFRSGKGVAWAEHHSCLFCGTERFFRAGYRENLVPSWIPSLDGVEAKLIAGAKVADVGCGHGASTVLMAKAYPKSHFIGFDLHEESIKVARERAAEEGVANIEFQVGTAKAFPGKDYDLVTVFDALHDMGDPVGASVHIRESLKPDGTWMIVEPMAGDTLAENLNPLGRLYYSFSTMVCTPGSRSQEVGLALGAQAGEKRLRAVVEEGGFTRFRRAAATAVNLILEARP, encoded by the coding sequence ATGAACTCGACCCTCGAACCCCAAGAAAGGCGCACTGCAATCCGTCCCGACCTCCTCGAAGCCTTTGCGGGCAAAATGATGGTGGAAATGGGTGCGGCCGTGAGCGGAGCCCTGACCATTCTCGGCGACCGTCTCGGCATTTACGAAGCTCTCGCCAAGGCCGGACCGACCAGCTCCGAAGGTCTTGCAAAGGCTGCCGGTCTGGACGAGCGCTACCTGCGCGAATGGCTTCATGCCCAAGCAGCCTCCGGCTACATCGATTGTGATCCCGACAAGGGGCTGTTCTGGATGAATCCGGAGCAGATCGCCGTCTTCGCCGATCCCGAGAGCACGCTTCTGATGAGCGCGGGCTTTTACAGCATCTCCGCTGTCTATCATGACGTCCCCCTGCTTGAGGCCGCCTTCAGGAGTGGCAAGGGCGTCGCATGGGCGGAGCATCATAGCTGCCTCTTCTGCGGCACGGAGCGCTTCTTCCGCGCGGGCTATCGGGAGAATCTGGTGCCCTCGTGGATCCCATCCCTTGATGGCGTGGAAGCCAAGCTGATCGCCGGTGCCAAGGTGGCCGATGTCGGTTGTGGCCACGGTGCCTCCACCGTGTTAATGGCGAAGGCCTATCCGAAGTCGCACTTCATTGGCTTCGATCTCCATGAGGAGTCGATCAAGGTCGCCCGTGAGCGCGCGGCGGAAGAAGGCGTGGCCAACATTGAGTTCCAAGTCGGCACGGCGAAGGCTTTCCCCGGCAAGGACTACGACCTGGTGACCGTCTTCGATGCGCTCCACGACATGGGTGATCCAGTTGGAGCCTCGGTCCATATCCGCGAAAGCCTGAAGCCGGACGGCACCTGGATGATCGTGGAACCGATGGCGGGAGACACCCTTGCGGAGAACCTGAATCCCTTGGGCCGTCTCTACTACAGCTTCTCGACCATGGTCTGCACTCCGGGCTCGCGCAGCCAGGAAGTGGGCCTCGCGCTCGGTGCCCAAGCTGGCGAGAAGCGTCTCCGTGCCGTGGTGGAGGAGGGCGGTTTCACCCGCTTCCGCCGTGCAGCAGCGACTGCTGTGAACCTGATTCTGGAAGCTCGCCCGTAA
- a CDS encoding TetR/AcrR family transcriptional regulator translates to MSESESKERLLAAAKALVLANGYSGTTVDSICAKAGLTKGSFYHFFKSKEELGIATLEWSMLKSGAILEEGPHLKVTDPVERSFAFLEHVENCSEQLWASGCILASFAVELADTNEKMREIVSGMFTQVMDYFAERFEPIVEAWPELPPAKDLSNEYLSLLEGSIIFAKAFRDPSRIASALRAFRQNLLRLTAAAV, encoded by the coding sequence GTGTCCGAGAGCGAGTCCAAGGAGCGTCTGCTAGCTGCCGCGAAAGCGCTGGTGCTGGCGAACGGATATTCGGGCACGACGGTTGATTCCATCTGCGCAAAGGCTGGCCTGACCAAGGGTAGCTTCTACCACTTCTTCAAGTCGAAGGAGGAGCTGGGGATCGCCACCCTCGAGTGGTCGATGCTGAAAAGCGGCGCGATCCTTGAGGAAGGGCCGCACCTGAAAGTGACGGACCCCGTCGAGCGCTCCTTTGCCTTCCTTGAGCATGTGGAGAATTGCTCCGAGCAGCTCTGGGCCAGCGGCTGCATCCTCGCCAGCTTCGCCGTCGAGCTGGCGGACACGAACGAGAAGATGCGCGAGATCGTCTCGGGCATGTTCACCCAAGTGATGGATTACTTTGCCGAACGTTTCGAACCCATCGTGGAGGCATGGCCAGAACTCCCCCCCGCCAAGGACCTCTCGAACGAATATCTCTCCCTCCTCGAAGGCTCGATCATCTTTGCGAAAGCCTTCCGCGATCCCTCCCGGATCGCCTCCGCGCTCCGCGCGTTCCGTCAGAACCTGCTGCGCCTCACCGCGGCGGCAGTCTGA
- the lepA gene encoding translation elongation factor 4 has protein sequence MPTSLTRNFSIIAHIDHGKTTLSDRLLEATQTISQREKQDQLLDAMDLEREKGITIKAHPVAMEYKAKDGKTYKLNLLDTPGHVDFSYEVARSLAACEGAILMIDAAQGVEAQTVANLHLALEQNLTIIPVLNKIDLPAADVEKCRKQLEDILAIPGEDAIPASAKQGIGIEEILEAVVQRVPAPVENPDKLLRASVFDSIYDTYRGVVSYVRVFSGSVKKGQRVKLMATNKTYEVKEVGVFTPKMTARDKLVAGDVGYVIANMKSADEAKIGDTLTDNTHPCPEPLPGYKEIQPMVFSGIYPIDTSDYEALKTAMGKLQINDAAFTYMSESSTALGFGFRCGFLGLLHMEIIQERLRREFNMDVISTYPSVIYQVTKTNGEELIVDNPSFFPDQQTIQEVREPLVKVFVMIPGEYIGDIMSLVMEKRGEVEHTETIDDTRVMLTCLLPLAEILVDFNDRLKSCTRGYGSMDYEHAGYRAANMVKMEMMIAGEPIEAFATIVHREKAEGYGRALAARLKDVIPNQLFVVAIQACIGGKIIARESISAMRKDVTAKCYGGDISRKRKLLEKQKEGKKKMKAIGKVNIPQDAFIKVLKSGD, from the coding sequence ATGCCTACTTCCCTGACCCGCAATTTCTCGATCATCGCCCACATCGACCACGGGAAGACCACGCTCTCCGACCGCCTCCTGGAGGCGACGCAGACCATCAGCCAGCGTGAAAAGCAGGACCAGCTCCTCGACGCCATGGATCTGGAGCGCGAGAAGGGCATCACCATCAAGGCCCACCCGGTGGCCATGGAATACAAGGCGAAGGACGGGAAGACGTACAAGCTGAACCTGCTCGATACGCCGGGACACGTCGATTTCTCCTATGAGGTCGCCCGCTCGCTGGCCGCCTGTGAGGGTGCGATCCTGATGATCGATGCCGCCCAAGGGGTGGAGGCCCAGACCGTGGCAAACCTGCATCTGGCCTTGGAGCAGAACCTCACGATCATTCCTGTTCTCAACAAGATCGACCTCCCGGCCGCGGATGTGGAGAAGTGCCGCAAGCAGCTGGAAGACATCCTCGCGATTCCTGGTGAAGATGCGATCCCCGCATCCGCCAAGCAGGGCATCGGGATCGAGGAGATCCTGGAAGCTGTCGTCCAACGCGTGCCCGCTCCGGTGGAGAATCCGGACAAGCTGCTGCGCGCCTCCGTTTTCGATTCCATCTACGACACCTACCGCGGTGTGGTCTCGTACGTCCGCGTCTTCTCCGGCAGCGTGAAGAAGGGCCAGCGCGTGAAGCTGATGGCCACCAACAAGACCTACGAGGTCAAGGAAGTGGGCGTCTTCACCCCGAAGATGACCGCCCGCGACAAGCTGGTGGCCGGTGATGTGGGCTACGTCATCGCGAACATGAAGTCCGCGGATGAGGCGAAGATCGGTGACACGCTCACCGATAACACCCACCCTTGCCCCGAGCCGCTTCCCGGCTACAAGGAGATCCAGCCGATGGTCTTCTCCGGCATCTACCCGATCGACACCTCCGACTACGAGGCGCTGAAGACGGCGATGGGCAAGCTGCAGATCAACGACGCGGCCTTCACCTACATGTCGGAAAGCTCGACCGCGCTTGGCTTCGGCTTCCGCTGCGGCTTCCTCGGCCTGCTCCACATGGAAATCATCCAGGAGCGCTTGCGCCGTGAGTTCAACATGGACGTGATCTCCACCTACCCGTCCGTGATCTATCAGGTCACCAAGACCAATGGTGAGGAACTCATCGTCGACAATCCCTCTTTCTTCCCGGACCAGCAGACCATCCAGGAAGTCCGCGAGCCGCTGGTGAAGGTTTTCGTTATGATCCCCGGCGAATACATCGGCGATATCATGTCGCTGGTGATGGAAAAGCGCGGGGAGGTCGAACACACCGAGACCATCGACGACACGCGCGTGATGCTCACCTGCCTCCTGCCGCTCGCCGAGATCCTCGTCGATTTCAACGACCGCCTGAAGTCCTGCACCCGTGGCTACGGCTCGATGGACTACGAGCACGCCGGCTACCGCGCCGCGAACATGGTGAAGATGGAAATGATGATCGCCGGCGAGCCGATCGAGGCTTTCGCCACCATCGTGCACCGCGAGAAGGCGGAAGGCTACGGCCGCGCCCTCGCCGCACGCTTGAAGGACGTCATCCCGAACCAGCTCTTCGTCGTCGCTATCCAAGCCTGCATCGGCGGTAAGATCATCGCCCGCGAAAGCATTTCCGCCATGCGCAAGGACGTGACCGCCAAGTGCTACGGCGGTGACATCTCCCGTAAGCGCAAACTGCTCGAGAAGCAGAAGGAAGGTAAGAAAAAGATGAAGGCGATCGGCAAGGTGAACATCCCTCAGGATGCCTTCATCAAGGTGCTGAAGAGCGGGGATTGA
- the recG gene encoding ATP-dependent DNA helicase RecG yields MISPSAQLAAIDFLIPKEVLSFATAGLHTVADLIEWLPRRYEDRRRFDAFPAQAGGPAVCLRGTVVDSMKRRFGPRKQFYEAVVMDGTGGVFGSGKVTCRWFNMPFIHKMVATGHEVVLYGKPKDSGGKLVIDHPEFEIVKDEGGPSIHLERIVPIYRNVSGIAQRRLREIIYTALKKIDPAAIEPAYDVDPTYPRIDAFREVHFPEAIEQAEAARRRFALEEFFALQLNVVWRRARNQEHTGRVLGTKTTLLKRFYESLPFDLTGAQKRSIKEIVADMREPRPMNRLLQGDVGSGKTFVAMASMLLAIDSGCQAALMAPTQILAEQHFLTFRKWLEPLGVRVTLRTAAKEDSTHLPIEGESQVLIGTHALLYDKVSFTDLGLIVIDEQHKFGVVQRSRLIAQGSTPDVLVMTATPIPRTLTMTIYGDLDVSILDERPAGRGKMVTALRTAAKQTEVTKFVKDQLSAGRQAYLVYPLVEESENLKAESATEALEKWQKRLGGHEVGMVHGKLDVEEKESVMRRFRDGEIHALVATTVIEVGVDVPNANLMIIHHAERFGLAQLHQLRGRIGRGEHKSYCILLTDGKSPEGMEKLAVMEKTSDGFLIAEEDLRLRGPGDVLGTMQSGLGDLKFADFLADTTLLREARALADQVIKEDAMLDGKHARLAGLIMETNGKPVQRG; encoded by the coding sequence GTGATTTCACCCTCAGCTCAACTCGCCGCCATCGATTTCCTGATCCCGAAGGAAGTCCTGTCTTTCGCCACGGCCGGCCTGCACACGGTAGCGGACCTGATCGAGTGGCTGCCACGGCGCTATGAGGATCGGCGGCGCTTCGATGCTTTCCCGGCGCAGGCCGGAGGTCCGGCGGTATGCCTGCGGGGTACGGTGGTGGATTCAATGAAGCGGCGCTTCGGTCCGCGGAAGCAGTTTTATGAAGCAGTGGTGATGGATGGCACCGGCGGGGTCTTCGGATCCGGAAAGGTGACCTGCCGCTGGTTCAACATGCCCTTCATCCACAAGATGGTGGCCACGGGCCACGAGGTGGTGCTCTACGGCAAGCCGAAGGACTCCGGCGGGAAGCTGGTGATCGATCACCCGGAATTCGAAATCGTAAAGGACGAGGGCGGACCTTCGATCCACTTGGAGCGCATCGTCCCGATCTACCGGAATGTCTCCGGCATCGCCCAGCGGCGGCTGCGCGAGATCATCTATACCGCGCTAAAGAAGATCGATCCCGCAGCGATCGAGCCCGCCTACGATGTGGATCCGACTTATCCGCGGATCGACGCTTTCCGGGAAGTACACTTCCCGGAGGCGATCGAGCAGGCGGAGGCCGCACGGCGGCGCTTTGCCTTGGAGGAGTTTTTCGCGCTGCAACTCAATGTCGTGTGGCGCCGGGCGCGGAACCAAGAACACACGGGTCGGGTGCTGGGCACGAAGACGACCTTGTTGAAGCGCTTTTATGAAAGCCTGCCTTTCGACCTGACCGGGGCGCAGAAGCGCTCGATCAAGGAGATCGTGGCGGACATGCGCGAGCCTCGGCCGATGAACCGGCTGCTGCAAGGCGACGTGGGATCGGGCAAGACCTTCGTGGCGATGGCCTCGATGCTTTTAGCGATCGATTCCGGATGTCAGGCCGCATTGATGGCACCGACACAGATTCTGGCAGAGCAACACTTCCTGACCTTCCGCAAATGGCTGGAGCCACTCGGCGTGCGGGTGACGCTGCGCACCGCGGCAAAGGAGGACAGCACCCATTTGCCGATCGAGGGAGAATCGCAGGTGCTGATCGGCACGCATGCACTGCTCTATGACAAGGTGTCCTTCACCGATCTCGGGCTGATCGTGATCGACGAGCAGCACAAGTTCGGCGTAGTGCAGCGGTCGAGGCTGATCGCGCAAGGCAGCACGCCCGATGTGCTGGTGATGACCGCCACGCCGATCCCTCGCACCCTGACGATGACGATCTACGGGGATCTGGATGTTTCGATCCTGGATGAGCGTCCGGCAGGTCGCGGCAAGATGGTCACCGCGCTGCGGACTGCGGCGAAGCAGACGGAGGTAACGAAGTTTGTGAAGGATCAGCTCTCCGCGGGGAGACAGGCCTATCTCGTCTATCCGCTGGTGGAAGAGAGCGAAAACCTGAAGGCGGAGTCCGCAACCGAAGCGCTGGAGAAATGGCAGAAGCGTCTAGGCGGCCATGAGGTCGGAATGGTCCACGGGAAGCTGGACGTGGAGGAAAAGGAGTCGGTGATGCGGCGCTTCCGCGATGGGGAGATCCATGCGCTGGTCGCGACCACCGTGATCGAAGTCGGCGTGGATGTCCCGAATGCGAACCTGATGATCATTCATCACGCGGAGCGCTTCGGCTTGGCGCAGCTCCACCAGCTCCGCGGACGAATCGGCCGCGGCGAGCACAAGAGCTACTGCATCCTTCTCACCGACGGGAAGAGCCCCGAAGGCATGGAGAAGCTGGCGGTGATGGAGAAGACTTCCGATGGCTTCCTGATCGCGGAGGAAGACCTGCGCCTGCGCGGTCCGGGCGATGTGCTGGGGACGATGCAGAGCGGTCTGGGGGACCTGAAGTTCGCGGACTTCCTGGCGGATACCACCTTGCTCCGCGAGGCGCGGGCGCTGGCGGATCAGGTGATCAAGGAAGACGCGATGCTAGACGGGAAGCATGCGCGTCTAGCGGGCTTGATCATGGAGACAAATGGCAAGCCGGTGCAGCGTGGCTGA
- a CDS encoding RNA recognition motif domain-containing protein, with amino-acid sequence MYVGNLSFKTTKQDLESLFSQYGQVTDVHVPTDRESGQPRGFAFVTMDSADSMKKAIDATNGKELDGRNLKVNEAQAREERSGGGGFGGGRPSGGRRY; translated from the coding sequence ATGTATGTAGGAAACTTGTCGTTCAAGACGACCAAACAGGATCTCGAGTCCCTGTTTTCCCAATATGGCCAAGTGACCGACGTTCACGTGCCCACGGATCGCGAGAGTGGTCAGCCTCGCGGGTTCGCGTTCGTGACGATGGACTCGGCCGATTCCATGAAGAAGGCCATCGACGCGACCAATGGCAAGGAACTGGACGGTCGCAACCTCAAGGTGAACGAAGCCCAAGCCCGCGAAGAACGCAGCGGTGGCGGTGGTTTCGGCGGTGGCCGTCCTAGCGGTGGCCGTCGCTACTGA
- a CDS encoding energy transducer TonB: protein MKNAHRCLLAVAILLAASCATEPPLDPDKKSYYADVEFTVGRDGKTTDAKIISSDAPKSMQNAAIEEVLRYRAEPAAEPTKGRRRIEMLMD, encoded by the coding sequence GTGAAAAACGCCCACCGTTGCCTGCTTGCCGTCGCCATTCTGCTTGCCGCCAGTTGCGCAACGGAGCCGCCGCTCGACCCGGATAAGAAGTCCTACTACGCGGACGTGGAGTTCACGGTGGGTCGCGATGGGAAGACGACCGATGCCAAGATCATCAGCAGCGATGCGCCGAAATCGATGCAGAACGCAGCGATCGAAGAGGTGCTGCGCTATCGCGCGGAGCCTGCCGCAGAACCGACCAAGGGGCGGCGGCGGATCGAGATGCTGATGGATTGA
- a CDS encoding ATP-binding protein, producing MTPSVADYEKLGAFYLGREYDLDTKSANGGLVMYDSKDLVTHGVVLGMTGSGKTGLCLALLEEAAMDNIPAIIIDPKGDISNLLLAFPDLSAADFRPWINEDDASKKGVSPDDFAASTAEMWKKGLADWGQGPERIAQFKEKVDINIFTPGSKAGIPVSILSSLEAPPFEILDDAELFGERIESTVSSLLSLVGVDADPIQSPQAILLSTIFQKEWQAEKDITLETLIRHIQKPAFDKVGVIDLESFLPQKDRQALALKFNNLLASPGFATWLEGPPLDIAKMLHAPDGKPRISIFSIAHLGDAERMFFVSLLLNQTLGWMRAQSGTTSLRALLYMDEIYGYLPPSANPPSKRPMMTLLKQARAFGLGCLLATQNPVDLDYKALSNIGTWFLGRLQTERDKLRVLDGLEGAAGAQNAKFDRGEMEKLLSALGNRVFLMNNVHEDHPVLFHVRWVMSYLTGPLTRTSIKALMDPKRGAFGGESTKDAVAADANPMSMPGMAASPAKSSSRPLVGSGITEKFAPPAGDASEVTYRPHLLRVGTVHFSSAKTGADGSIKVRKVNAILPEGIDWDRDLPPPLKPEELGNSPDEGAGFAELPGFAMNAANYKQVEKEFDEWLYRNQRAELFSCPALKAFSQLGESEAEFRARLTQQAREVRDAALEKIRAATNKKLDTLQGKLQTAEGTLARQKAESQGAMMQAGASILGGLLGGLLGRKGRGGSLITKGTSVYKQRQDVSAAEDKVEGVQQQMGEIERQLQEEIAKLSQAYDPSALSLETETIKPTKANVTVDSVALLWLPYDDRGERAW from the coding sequence ATGACGCCTTCCGTCGCCGACTACGAGAAGCTGGGAGCCTTTTACCTAGGCCGCGAGTATGATCTCGATACCAAGTCCGCCAATGGCGGGCTGGTGATGTACGATTCGAAGGACCTCGTCACCCACGGCGTGGTGCTCGGCATGACGGGATCCGGCAAGACCGGTCTCTGCCTGGCGCTGCTGGAAGAGGCGGCGATGGACAACATCCCCGCAATCATCATCGATCCGAAGGGCGACATCTCGAACCTGCTGCTCGCTTTCCCGGATCTCTCGGCTGCTGACTTCCGGCCTTGGATCAATGAGGACGACGCCTCGAAGAAGGGTGTCTCGCCGGATGACTTCGCGGCTTCCACCGCAGAGATGTGGAAGAAAGGTCTCGCCGATTGGGGGCAGGGACCGGAGCGCATCGCGCAGTTCAAGGAGAAGGTCGATATCAACATTTTCACGCCCGGGTCGAAGGCGGGCATTCCGGTCTCGATCCTGAGTTCACTGGAGGCTCCGCCTTTCGAAATCTTGGACGATGCCGAGTTGTTCGGCGAACGGATCGAGAGCACGGTGTCCTCTCTGCTCTCGCTGGTGGGTGTGGATGCCGATCCGATCCAGAGCCCGCAGGCAATCCTGCTTTCGACGATTTTCCAGAAGGAATGGCAGGCGGAGAAGGACATCACCCTGGAGACGCTGATCCGTCACATCCAGAAGCCCGCCTTCGACAAGGTAGGAGTGATCGATCTGGAGAGCTTCCTGCCGCAGAAGGACCGTCAGGCACTGGCGCTGAAGTTCAACAACCTGCTGGCCTCGCCCGGATTCGCGACCTGGCTGGAGGGTCCACCGCTGGACATCGCGAAGATGCTGCACGCACCGGACGGCAAGCCGCGGATCTCGATTTTCTCGATCGCGCATCTGGGTGACGCGGAGCGGATGTTCTTCGTGAGCCTGCTGCTGAACCAGACGCTGGGCTGGATGCGGGCACAGAGTGGCACGACTTCGCTGCGGGCACTGCTCTACATGGATGAGATCTACGGCTATCTGCCGCCATCCGCGAATCCGCCGAGCAAGCGGCCGATGATGACGCTGCTGAAGCAGGCGCGCGCCTTCGGCCTCGGCTGCCTGCTGGCAACGCAGAACCCGGTGGATCTCGATTACAAGGCGCTTTCCAATATCGGCACCTGGTTCCTGGGCCGTCTGCAAACGGAACGCGACAAGCTGCGGGTGCTGGACGGCCTGGAAGGTGCCGCGGGCGCGCAGAACGCGAAGTTCGACCGCGGGGAGATGGAAAAACTGCTCTCCGCACTCGGCAACCGGGTCTTTCTGATGAACAACGTCCACGAGGATCACCCGGTCCTCTTCCACGTGCGCTGGGTGATGAGCTACCTGACCGGCCCTCTGACCCGGACGAGCATCAAGGCGCTGATGGATCCGAAGCGCGGTGCCTTCGGTGGCGAAAGTACGAAGGACGCCGTAGCAGCGGACGCGAATCCGATGTCGATGCCCGGCATGGCCGCCAGCCCGGCGAAGTCATCTTCCCGGCCACTGGTGGGAAGCGGAATCACCGAGAAATTCGCGCCGCCCGCGGGGGACGCATCGGAAGTGACCTACCGGCCTCATCTGTTGCGCGTCGGCACGGTTCACTTCAGCTCGGCAAAGACAGGAGCCGATGGCAGCATCAAGGTCCGGAAGGTGAATGCAATTTTGCCCGAGGGAATCGATTGGGACCGTGATCTGCCACCACCTCTGAAGCCGGAGGAGCTTGGAAACTCGCCGGACGAAGGGGCTGGCTTCGCGGAGCTGCCTGGCTTCGCGATGAACGCGGCGAACTACAAGCAGGTGGAAAAGGAGTTCGACGAGTGGCTTTACCGCAACCAGCGGGCCGAGCTCTTTTCCTGTCCGGCACTGAAGGCATTCTCGCAGCTCGGAGAATCGGAAGCGGAGTTCCGTGCCCGGCTGACCCAGCAGGCTCGCGAGGTGCGTGATGCGGCGCTTGAGAAGATCCGTGCGGCAACGAACAAGAAGCTCGATACCCTGCAAGGGAAGCTGCAGACCGCGGAGGGCACGCTCGCCCGCCAGAAGGCGGAGTCGCAGGGAGCCATGATGCAGGCCGGTGCCTCGATCCTCGGGGGCTTGCTGGGCGGTTTGCTCGGACGCAAGGGACGTGGCGGCTCGCTGATCACGAAAGGCACCTCCGTTTACAAGCAGCGCCAGGATGTCAGCGCGGCGGAAGACAAGGTGGAAGGTGTGCAGCAACAGATGGGGGAGATCGAAAGGCAGCTTCAGGAGGAAATCGCCAAACTGAGCCAAGCTTACGACCCCTCAGCCCTCAGCCTGGAAACGGAGACGATCAAGCCAACCAAGGCGAACGTCACGGTCGATTCGGTGGCACTGCTCTGGCTGCCCTATGATGATCGCGGGGAGCGCGCTTGGTAG
- a CDS encoding thioredoxin family protein, giving the protein MKATHLFAAAFAASLGFTSAFAGGEGWTHDFAAAKKQAADEKKDLLMDFTGSDWCGWCIKLNDEVFKHEPFKAGVKDKFVLVELDYPQDKSKLSEETIKQNDELQEKYAIQGFPTILLCDASGKPFARTGYQEGGPEKYVAHLDELRGKKDARDKALAEAAKAEGTAKAKALISALEGMELEDAVAANFYPEVIEQIKAADPKDETGFSKKIEEKQKFAKWESELQGFAEKQDMEGALAFVEKSAADFTGESKQKILATKAGILAQSGKFDDSLKALAEAKAAAPDSEIAPQLDNFKERIEEMKAGAADEKAGADEEKKDEAKEE; this is encoded by the coding sequence ATGAAAGCCACACATCTGTTCGCGGCTGCATTCGCCGCCTCCCTCGGTTTCACCTCCGCCTTTGCCGGTGGCGAAGGTTGGACGCACGATTTCGCCGCCGCCAAGAAGCAGGCCGCCGACGAGAAGAAGGATCTCCTGATGGACTTCACCGGCTCCGACTGGTGCGGCTGGTGCATCAAGCTGAACGATGAAGTCTTCAAACATGAGCCCTTCAAGGCAGGCGTGAAGGACAAGTTCGTGCTGGTGGAGCTCGATTACCCTCAGGACAAGTCGAAGCTCAGCGAGGAGACCATCAAGCAAAACGACGAGCTGCAGGAGAAATATGCCATCCAAGGCTTCCCGACGATCCTTCTCTGCGACGCAAGCGGCAAGCCGTTCGCCCGCACCGGCTATCAGGAAGGCGGCCCTGAGAAATACGTGGCCCATCTCGACGAACTGCGCGGGAAGAAGGATGCCCGCGACAAGGCGCTGGCGGAAGCGGCCAAAGCCGAAGGCACCGCCAAGGCCAAGGCCCTGATCTCCGCCCTCGAGGGCATGGAACTGGAAGACGCCGTGGCAGCCAATTTCTACCCCGAAGTCATCGAACAGATCAAAGCCGCCGACCCGAAGGACGAAACCGGCTTCTCCAAGAAGATCGAGGAGAAGCAGAAGTTCGCGAAGTGGGAGAGCGAATTGCAGGGCTTCGCGGAAAAGCAGGACATGGAAGGCGCACTCGCTTTCGTGGAAAAGTCCGCAGCTGATTTCACCGGGGAATCCAAGCAGAAGATCTTGGCTACCAAGGCGGGGATCCTCGCCCAGTCCGGAAAGTTCGACGATTCGCTGAAGGCGCTCGCGGAAGCCAAGGCTGCCGCCCCGGACAGCGAAATCGCTCCGCAGCTCGATAACTTCAAGGAGCGCATCGAGGAGATGAAGGCAGGGGCGGCCGATGAAAAGGCCGGCGCCGACGAGGAGAAAAAGGACGAGGCGAAGGAAGAATAA